A window from Chloroflexota bacterium encodes these proteins:
- a CDS encoding radical SAM protein, giving the protein MGTTSDEPNGFVYPPQLLATAAAVLRDAGWQIAGLDAVVRDLDPDTVIEQLPASELLVVTASFATLAADRAFLNRLRERKPLSKVLAIGPALSFPQVSHALSDLVDILLAGEPELAVPTAARRLLDGDIRPGEVVNPYELVPGSYHPDGRLLALDALPIPAWEIFLTGRDDFSFLTLHSSRGCAAGCRFCPYVVAQGRDHRFQSPSRTADELLHLDGAFQAGHVMFRDPVFALDRSRVLALCSELHHRTMKLTWECESRPEHFDGRLLRTMKAAGCTTIKIGLESADPELLVALGRVGDRDEAVTYLDRVAEVVQLSRDAGILCRIFVMAGLPGETTQSTERTAGFIRNLEPARLHVKTFVWYPGISLAQTAGRSVDDRVELLEAAGNYRSPAWQRVADRLRQVVRGWA; this is encoded by the coding sequence ATGGGAACAACAAGTGACGAGCCAAATGGCTTCGTCTACCCTCCTCAACTGCTGGCCACAGCTGCAGCTGTCTTGCGGGATGCGGGATGGCAGATTGCCGGACTCGATGCCGTTGTCCGGGATCTTGACCCCGATACTGTCATCGAACAATTGCCCGCTTCAGAGCTGCTGGTCGTAACGGCGAGCTTTGCGACTCTGGCCGCCGATCGGGCGTTTCTCAACCGGCTCAGGGAACGCAAACCCTTGTCAAAAGTGCTGGCCATTGGCCCGGCTTTGTCATTTCCCCAGGTTTCCCATGCCCTTAGCGACCTGGTCGATATACTTCTGGCAGGCGAACCCGAACTGGCCGTTCCGACAGCGGCTCGGCGACTGCTGGACGGAGACATCAGGCCGGGTGAGGTGGTTAATCCCTATGAGCTGGTGCCGGGGAGCTATCATCCCGATGGCCGGTTGCTGGCACTGGACGCGCTGCCCATTCCCGCCTGGGAGATCTTCCTGACCGGGCGGGATGACTTCAGCTTCCTGACCCTGCACAGCAGCCGGGGTTGCGCCGCGGGCTGCCGTTTCTGTCCCTATGTCGTTGCTCAGGGCAGGGACCACCGTTTTCAGTCTCCCAGCCGCACGGCCGATGAACTGCTTCACCTGGACGGCGCGTTTCAGGCGGGCCATGTCATGTTTCGCGATCCGGTATTCGCCCTTGATCGGAGCCGCGTGCTTGCTCTCTGCTCGGAGCTCCACCATCGCACCATGAAGCTCACCTGGGAGTGCGAGAGCCGGCCCGAACACTTTGACGGGCGTCTGTTACGGACGATGAAGGCTGCCGGCTGCACGACAATCAAGATCGGCCTGGAGAGCGCCGATCCCGAACTGCTGGTGGCACTGGGGCGGGTTGGCGATCGAGATGAGGCTGTGACCTATCTGGATCGCGTGGCCGAGGTTGTGCAGTTGAGTCGCGATGCAGGTATTCTTTGCCGCATTTTCGTCATGGCCGGCCTGCCAGGCGAGACAACGCAATCAACCGAGCGCACAGCCGGGTTTATTCGTAACCTGGAGCCGGCGCGACTGCACGTCAAAACATTCGTCTGGTATCCGGGGATATCGCTGGCGCAGACTGCAGGTCGCTCTGTGGATGATCGGGTCGAATTGCTGGAAGCAGCGGGAAATTACCGGTCACCTGCCTGGCAAAGAGTGGCTGATCGCTTAAGGCAGGTGGTTCGTGGTTGGGCATAG
- a CDS encoding sugar ABC transporter permease, translated as MSAAASPAPKPRRRWRWIDIKEQLAGYLFVFPAFLIIAIFGLFPIGYSVYVSTYNWRVRQGKFIGLGNFEKALGDWQGMVFFIGGILLLVAAYIVWQHAFKAATNRGLVTGVICALLLIGAGWLLMMGWGRMQETGDPRFLDALPRTVFYALGTVPAEIGIALVLAYILFQNIKGQEFFRMIYFLPYITPVVATAVVFRTIFSPRESSLANQALALIGQDPQKWLFEPAPFVNAMFGMNLDGLVAGPSMALVSIIFFGVWTYIGYNTVIFLAGLGSIPGDLYEAAKIDGANNWHLFRYITLPLLSPVTFYLALIAFIGTFKAFNHIYVMRQPSALGTADVASVEIFDTFYKANQYGYASSQALILFAIILALTLVQNKVFGEKVFYG; from the coding sequence TTGTCAGCCGCAGCATCTCCAGCCCCCAAACCCCGGCGCCGGTGGCGCTGGATAGACATCAAGGAGCAACTTGCAGGCTATCTTTTTGTCTTCCCTGCTTTCTTGATCATCGCCATTTTCGGACTCTTCCCCATTGGTTACTCCGTGTATGTGAGCACCTATAATTGGCGTGTACGCCAGGGCAAGTTCATTGGTCTTGGAAACTTCGAAAAGGCCCTGGGTGACTGGCAGGGTATGGTCTTCTTCATCGGTGGGATTTTGCTTTTGGTTGCAGCCTACATCGTTTGGCAACATGCTTTTAAAGCTGCGACCAACCGGGGTCTGGTCACCGGTGTTATCTGCGCTTTGCTTCTGATCGGAGCCGGTTGGCTGCTGATGATGGGCTGGGGCCGAATGCAGGAAACCGGGGATCCCCGGTTTCTCGACGCCTTGCCCCGCACGGTATTCTATGCGTTGGGGACCGTGCCAGCCGAAATAGGTATTGCTCTGGTGCTGGCATACATTCTGTTTCAGAATATCAAGGGGCAGGAGTTCTTTCGTATGATCTACTTCCTGCCCTACATCACGCCAGTGGTGGCTACAGCTGTCGTGTTCCGCACCATTTTTAGCCCCCGGGAAAGCTCTCTTGCCAACCAGGCTTTGGCCCTCATTGGGCAGGATCCCCAAAAGTGGCTCTTCGAGCCTGCTCCCTTTGTCAATGCCATGTTTGGCATGAATCTGGACGGCCTGGTCGCCGGACCGAGCATGGCTCTGGTGTCGATCATCTTTTTTGGTGTCTGGACCTACATTGGCTATAACACGGTTATCTTCCTGGCGGGCCTGGGCTCCATCCCTGGGGACTTGTATGAGGCAGCCAAGATCGATGGTGCCAATAACTGGCATCTTTTCCGATACATTACCTTGCCTCTCCTGTCACCTGTTACCTTCTACCTGGCGCTAATTGCTTTCATCGGAACCTTTAAGGCCTTCAATCATATTTACGTCATGCGACAGCCATCGGCCCTGGGGACGGCAGATGTGGCAAGCGTGGAGATTTTCGATACCTTTTACAAGGCCAATCAATATGGCTACGCTTCTTCCCAGGCGTTGATTCTCTTTGCAATCATTTTGGCCCTGACTTTGGTCCAGAACAAGGTCTTTGGAGAGAAGGTGTTCTATGGCTAG
- the ppk1 gene encoding polyphosphate kinase 1, whose protein sequence is MADKIETKKTAVPVGESGTDATDVGEKDRQSRGNEQLGNGSDPETDGLRKSCVPRAVVPQPVPEDASLKHPSLYFNQELSWIDFNWRVLWLAMDERTPLLERVRFVAITASNLDEFIQKRVGGLKRQKAARVRKLTPDGRTPTQQLALIREATLLMHGTMTEIWQKQLKPALAEEAGIVICDYDDLTALQREFLQKTFRTFYYPVLTPLAVDPGHPFPFISNLSFSLAVVLRNPKQGTIHFARLKVPPTRGRWIELKGDRPDGKKHLLPVEQLIAHHASELFGGMDILGVYPFRITRNADVRRDEEEAEDLLAMISGELRERRFAPVVRLEADKAMPSNVRRLLERELDLKPEDVVEVDGLLDLTACFQLADMHYPRLRYKNWEPVIPGRLLHEGETKATQDIFAILRQGDILVHHPYESFAASVQRLIEEAAADPRVVAIKQTLYRTSDESPIVQALMHAAEQGKQVAVMVEVKARFDEANNIEWGQMLEASGVHVTYGLVGLKTHSKATLIVREEPDGPRTYCHIGTGNYHAKTAKLYTDLGLLTCSPRLGNDLVKLFHYLTGYAPGQRYDEVIVAPQYMRSTFEDLIQQEVSFQKSYGSGRIIAKMNALDDVSIIRKLYKASQAGVQIDLILRGHTRLRPGLPGISENIRVVSILGRFLEHDRIFHFHNNGEPRTFIGSADWRGRNLNERVELIAPIDEPELQQRLINLLQEALHDNRLAWDLHSDGSYFLKHPTDGERERNYHKILMKQASKSNRKAR, encoded by the coding sequence ATGGCAGACAAGATCGAGACCAAAAAAACGGCCGTACCTGTTGGAGAGTCGGGGACCGATGCCACCGATGTTGGGGAAAAGGATAGGCAATCCAGGGGAAACGAGCAGCTTGGCAACGGTTCGGACCCGGAAACGGACGGCTTGCGCAAGTCGTGTGTGCCCCGGGCGGTTGTTCCCCAGCCGGTGCCCGAGGATGCGTCACTCAAGCACCCATCGCTCTATTTCAATCAGGAGCTTAGTTGGATCGATTTCAACTGGCGCGTTCTCTGGTTGGCTATGGATGAACGCACGCCGTTGCTGGAACGGGTGCGCTTTGTGGCGATCACCGCCAGCAACCTGGATGAGTTTATTCAGAAACGGGTGGGTGGCCTGAAACGGCAGAAGGCAGCCCGGGTGCGCAAGCTGACGCCCGATGGGCGCACGCCAACGCAACAGCTGGCACTCATCCGGGAAGCCACGCTGCTCATGCACGGCACCATGACGGAGATCTGGCAGAAACAGCTGAAGCCCGCATTGGCCGAAGAGGCGGGCATCGTCATCTGCGATTACGATGATCTTACTGCGCTGCAACGAGAGTTCCTGCAAAAGACCTTTCGGACCTTTTATTATCCCGTGCTGACTCCCCTGGCGGTGGATCCGGGGCATCCTTTCCCATTTATCTCGAATCTCAGTTTTTCCCTGGCGGTGGTATTGCGTAATCCAAAGCAGGGAACTATTCACTTCGCCAGACTGAAAGTACCTCCGACCCGGGGACGGTGGATCGAGCTAAAAGGGGATCGCCCCGATGGCAAAAAACATTTACTACCGGTGGAGCAGTTGATTGCCCACCATGCCAGTGAGCTTTTTGGTGGCATGGATATCCTCGGTGTCTATCCCTTCCGGATTACCCGAAACGCCGATGTTCGTCGGGACGAGGAGGAGGCCGAGGACCTTTTGGCCATGATCTCCGGGGAACTGCGTGAACGGCGTTTTGCGCCGGTGGTAAGGCTGGAAGCGGACAAGGCGATGCCATCCAATGTTCGTAGGCTTCTCGAACGAGAGCTGGATTTGAAGCCCGAGGATGTAGTCGAGGTCGATGGGCTGCTCGATCTCACAGCATGTTTTCAGCTCGCCGACATGCACTATCCCCGTTTGAGATACAAAAATTGGGAGCCGGTCATTCCAGGCCGGTTGTTACATGAAGGAGAGACCAAGGCTACGCAAGACATCTTTGCCATTTTGCGACAGGGAGACATCCTCGTTCACCATCCCTATGAATCCTTCGCTGCCAGCGTACAACGACTGATCGAGGAAGCCGCGGCTGATCCTCGGGTTGTCGCGATCAAACAGACGCTCTATCGCACTTCCGATGAATCCCCCATTGTTCAGGCATTGATGCATGCCGCAGAGCAGGGCAAGCAGGTAGCGGTAATGGTTGAGGTAAAGGCTCGCTTTGATGAGGCCAACAATATCGAGTGGGGCCAGATGTTGGAGGCATCAGGGGTTCATGTGACCTATGGCCTGGTGGGCTTGAAAACCCACAGCAAGGCAACCTTGATCGTGCGCGAAGAGCCCGATGGGCCACGGACCTACTGTCACATCGGCACAGGGAATTACCATGCCAAGACCGCAAAACTGTATACCGATCTAGGGTTGCTGACCTGCTCTCCAAGGCTGGGCAACGATCTGGTTAAGCTCTTTCATTATCTGACAGGTTACGCGCCTGGCCAGCGATATGACGAGGTTATTGTCGCGCCCCAGTACATGCGCAGTACATTCGAGGACTTGATCCAGCAGGAGGTTTCGTTCCAGAAGAGCTATGGCAGCGGCAGGATCATCGCCAAAATGAACGCATTGGATGACGTATCGATTATCAGGAAACTGTATAAGGCTTCCCAGGCCGGCGTGCAGATTGATTTAATCTTGCGGGGACATACTCGTTTACGACCAGGATTGCCAGGGATCAGTGAGAATATCCGTGTGGTAAGCATACTGGGACGATTCCTGGAGCACGATCGCATCTTCCATTTCCACAACAATGGCGAACCACGGACATTTATCGGCAGTGCCGATTGGCGGGGGCGCAACCTCAACGAGCGGGTGGAGTTGATAGCTCCTATCGATGAGCCTGAGCTCCAACAGCGTCTCATCAATTTATTACAGGAGGCCTTGCATGATAATCGCCTGGCGTGGGATCTACATTCCGATGGGAGCTATTTCTTGAAACACCCAACTGATGGTGAGCGGGAGAGAAACTATCACAAGATTCTCATGAAGCAGGCCAGCAAGAGCAATCGCAAAGCTCGATAG
- a CDS encoding potassium channel family protein, which translates to MKEDNPSSRLPFNPSYEMFVLALAFISVINEILLLLPLNLPPEARQVVLGISALISLFLIVDGFYKVFRQRGRRRYFFEYYGWMTILGSIPGLHFLRLIQFWLAVRKLGDDERRRVKTIAENNRAQSILLLLTAVAIVVFEFSAAFVLEAEFQAAGANIVTAEDALWWAYVTVMTVGYGDKYPVTSGGRIVGTLLMAVGISLISVFTSFVTNWFRTSRHRRLQASTEPVAVTDTDDPRARLLVIQRLLDQQELAYQEATTELRNQLGEIEELLS; encoded by the coding sequence ATGAAAGAGGATAATCCTTCCAGTCGACTACCATTCAATCCCAGTTACGAGATGTTCGTACTGGCGTTGGCATTCATCTCCGTGATCAATGAGATCCTACTGCTGTTACCACTCAACCTGCCGCCGGAAGCCAGGCAGGTAGTCCTCGGCATCAGTGCATTGATCAGTCTTTTTCTGATCGTCGATGGTTTCTACAAGGTGTTCAGGCAACGGGGGAGGCGTCGATACTTTTTTGAGTATTACGGTTGGATGACAATCCTTGGCAGCATTCCTGGATTGCACTTTCTGCGCCTGATCCAGTTTTGGCTGGCCGTGCGAAAACTAGGGGACGACGAACGGCGAAGGGTGAAAACAATCGCGGAAAATAACCGGGCCCAAAGCATCCTGCTACTCTTGACCGCAGTCGCCATCGTGGTATTTGAATTTTCGGCGGCCTTCGTCCTGGAAGCAGAATTCCAGGCAGCTGGCGCCAACATCGTGACCGCTGAGGATGCTCTCTGGTGGGCCTACGTGACCGTGATGACGGTTGGCTACGGAGACAAATATCCCGTCACTTCAGGCGGACGCATCGTCGGGACATTGTTGATGGCAGTGGGTATCAGCCTTATCAGTGTTTTCACCAGCTTTGTCACGAATTGGTTCAGGACCTCCAGGCATCGCCGCCTGCAAGCGTCCACTGAACCCGTTGCGGTAACGGATACGGATGATCCCCGCGCCCGCCTGCTCGTAATTCAGCGGCTATTGGACCAACAGGAGCTGGCCTATCAAGAGGCTACTACTGAGCTGCGCAACCAGCTAGGGGAGATCGAAGAGTTGCTTTCGTAG